The Aptenodytes patagonicus chromosome 10, bAptPat1.pri.cur, whole genome shotgun sequence genomic sequence cgTCGCCAtggccggccgcccgcccgccgccgccccgccccccgcgccgccccgccagcCAACGGCagcgcgcggcggcggggcccggccaaTGGGAGGCGGGGAGGTggcgccccgccccccgcccctccgccgcgcatgcgcagcgcCGTCCCCCGCCGCGAAGCCGCTGGGCGGCGGGAGGCCGCTTCCCTGCCCCAATTCGTGTTTTCCCGGAAAaatccccttttcttccttttccccgtAAAGGCGAAAAGAAATAATCACACAAGCCCCCCGCTACCGCCTCAGCCAAACCAGTTTTTCCTTTATTAGGCCCAAATTCACATCACATACGTTGTGACTcaataaaggaagaaattatttcaaataaggTAATATTTTCAACATTTGTGTCTCCAGGCGACTGTGTACAATCAGGTAGCTTCGGTAAAACGCTCGAGCGACGCAcctggaacagaaaagaaaggagaagccGTTGAAGCAGCAGCCCCTTCTCTCTCCACAGAGCCCCCCGGGGCTCCCAAACGCCTTCCCCCTcgtcccccttccttcccctcgtcccccttccttccccctcgtcccccttccttccccctcgtcccccttccttccccctcgtcccccttccttcccctcgtcccccttccttccccctcgtcccccttccttccccctcgtcccccttccttccccctcgtcccccttccttccccctcgtcccccttccttccccctcgtcccccttccttcccctcgtcccccttccttcccctcgtcccccttccttcccctccgaGCCCGATCTAACCACGCACAGCTTCCACGTGCGATCACTGCCTTCCCAACTTCGAATCCCCGGGCGGGAGGAAGGGCAGGGGCTTAAAAGATCCAGAATTAAGTCCTATTTGCAGTCTGACACCCGATAGCTCTATTCTAagcataatattaaaaaaaaaaaaccaggctGGAATACGACACCGGCCACCTCCTGAAGGAGCCGAGTTAAGGGACTGCCTCTACATCGCTTCACTTCCACGAGGATTTTTATTTAGGGCTTCATTTTAGTCGGGGACTAGAGCGCGTCAGCTCTTGCCTATACTTAACGACAGACCCTCATTAACCAGAGAAGCTGCCGCTTAGTTACGCCGCCTTCATACGCTGCAGTTCATGCAAGAGCCTGGTGTTTATGGCGTAGATCTAAACGTCTTCGTTACACGTTGTTTTCAAGTTTAGAAAGCACTCGGAAGCTCAGCTCTAAAAAGGCGGTAAAACAAGTGGCTTTCTGAGGCTTGAGGCCGCTGCAATCGGGACGGAATACGACACGCGCTGTTCCTGGAATTACCTGCCGAGGCTCACGAGCGTCCTGCGCGCAGAGCGGTTCAGCTCTGGCTATGCTACAGCTGATCCGTTTATTCAGTAAGCAAGGGCCCCTCCAAATTAGCGTTTAATTACGGAAAAAGACGCTATTTTAAGTGTAAGGCGAAGAAACTTCAGCGTGGTCGGGTGACTATCATCAGTGGGGCCCATTTTCCAGCATAAGCTCGTAATTAGCGTCTCCCAATTTTCTAAACCAGCTACGCTGTGGCAATGAAATGAAAGTCTGTGCGCTTCCAGAGGAAACGATCCTGCCCTTGGCTAAAAATGCTCCTGGGGGAAAAGCCGGCGAGGGGCAAAGGTCGACACGCCGCCAACAAAGTGCTGCTATACCCCGTTGTCTCGGCAACCGCTACCTCGAAATTTCTGGGCGGCTGGGTACGGTTGCCAACCACCCTGCCCCTTCTCAAGCAGCCgcgctgttctttttttttttttaagccttctttGAAAAGGGTTACTGCCTTTTCCAGGAGACCTGTAGTTACAGAGGCGTTTGGAGAATCCTGTTACAAGCCTGAAGTTGACGGCCTTTCGCAGACCCGCCAGGGCTGAAGGAGGAGGACTCTCGTCTTTGCCAGCAGAGTTTCAGGGTACGGGAGTCCCGTGCCAAGAGACTCTGCAGTGACCGCATCCCTTACCGATAAGGTTTTATGCTTTGTCCAGGCCCAGTTCCTCTGGAGTGGAGATTCCCAGTTCACTCAAAGTTGGCCTAAGTTCCTGGATAACGTAAGGGTAGATTTCCTTGTGAGGTCCTGCCTTGTCCTAAATGCAAAGGAACGGCGTTATTTCAACAGCAAGCTGTTGTCGAGGTCCACCGCGCACCGGCCGGGTTTGCAATCAAGATGTGTGTTCACGAACGGTCCGTGGCCTGATCCACCCGCTGCTGGCGAGGGTGGATCACGCCGGACGGGAGAGCACGGCCCAGCTTTACCCATACATCAAGTAAACAAGGCTTGCATACAGCTGTACTGGAAAGCCCTCCTACCAACCGATCGTGGCTGAAGAGCACCCCAGAATAATGCTGAACTCCCCTTTGGGGATTATTCTTAACGCTCGACACCTTTCCCTCGCTTAACATCAGGCCGATGTGACCCGCGACGCGTGTGTCACACCACACGAAACTAAAGGCCGAGCCAAAGCTCCCTGAACAAGGGACGCTTTGCGAACCAGCCCGAAGACCGCTTACACCTTAGGAAACGGAGTGAAAATAACGTCCAGTCAGTAAAacggggaaaaataaaatcagcttttgGGCAGACCTGGGAGAAAAGTTAACTTGCTTGGAAATGGGTCCCCAGGTTCTGATAAACTGAATTGTCCCCTAGATGGTGGGGacaaaaggacaggaaaaaaaacccagagagatAAGGAAAACATACGAAGATTCTTCCATTGGTCTTAGGTCTCTAAAACCACTGCAAGAGCTTCAGTCCTACAGAAGAATACAGCAAGCAGAAAGGGCAAACCAAGAAGCAGCCCATCGCGGAGCAGGGTTTGAAGCAAGTGGATTTAACAGCCAGCAGCAAAGACCCCCACGCCAGTCCTCCTCAGCTGGGGCAAAAAACAGTTGGCAGAGCATAGCTGCTGGCTTCTACGGCTGAAATAGAAGAACTCCTGCCCCCATTCCCACCCCTTTTAACTCCCTGTTAAGTGAAGGCTGGACTCAGGTTTCAAGGTGTTggtttatgttgtttttttcaagCTTATGCAGCTTCCCGAGTTACTACTCCCAGCCAGCTCAGTATTCAGTACTTTAAGAAGCCAGTAAGCTGCCTTCGCTTGAGATATTTCTAGTAAcgcttattaaaaaaagaaaaaaaggaagaaaaatccttaaaGACTTTCCCACCAGAGTCAGCATCAGGAAAGGAAAGTATGAAAGTAAGAACGTCATACTTGTGAGGCTGTGCTGTTGAGCACTCTTACCTCAAAACCATTATTTCAAGCCACCGAGCACGTGCTCATAACGAAGCTATTGATTCTGGCAGCAGGAAACAGTGGTTTCCCTTCGCACCGCTAACGGTAAGCCAagaaaaacctcttctgctgctggGCTCTCTGCAACGCGAACACAGCGGTTACGCCCCAGGCTGCCGTTCCACTCACCTTTACAACTTCTAAGATGCGGACAGCACTGGCAAAGTCATTTAACCGTCTGCATGCCCTCAGAGCCGCATCGATGATTTTTGGTTCCGGAACCAGGTCATAACCCACAAGCGTGTTTATGCCTGTGAATATAAGGAAATACCAAGAGGAACTTGGCATCAGCTCATCCTGCTATCAAAAGGAACCTGCTGAGCATGGTTTAGCTCCACCTCATGAAAGAATTAAGTATTACCACCACACCAGTCGCCATTAGAAGCTGATCACAGTTTTCACCGCTATTTTGGGGACGCACACGAGAGCCAAGGGTTTTCTTTCGCTCTTCTCCCTCTCACTGTTGCTCACTACTGtagattttaagattttaagtGGATTTCATGAAATCCCAGTGGGCCAGTTTCATCCACGCTCCCAAAAGGAGCCACTGTCTGTACCACGGCACATCAGTTACGGAATCATTAAGAAATCCAAACGACTTCATTCCTACAGGTGTAATGAAACTAGAACTCGAGCCGCTGTCTatccccttcctctcctttccaagGGAAGAG encodes the following:
- the COX5A gene encoding cytochrome c oxidase subunit 5A, mitochondrial, whose product is MLAAAALLRRCAVSGLRAAVRRPAGPAAVLHARCYSHGSQESDEEFDARWVTYFNKPDIDAWELRKGINTLVGYDLVPEPKIIDAALRACRRLNDFASAVRILEVVKDKAGPHKEIYPYVIQELRPTLSELGISTPEELGLDKA